One window of the Sulfitobacter alexandrii genome contains the following:
- a CDS encoding Crp/Fnr family transcriptional regulator: MATKCRNCPLRQRDLFIDLSSDEVDFMQKFKAGELTIDPGTPILMEGSNAPQLFTVLSGMGIRDKMLENGERQVISFVFPGDFVGLQAGLMGKMGHSVEARTRMKLCVFDRSEFWSFFKSHPGRAFDITWLAAIEEHFLGETVATLGQRTATQALAWALIKVFQRGDALGLVENNQMKLPYTQRDLADALGLSLVHTNKTLAKLREAQLVSWSSGTLHVMQPDALAELGMTSWDTLRPRPLM, from the coding sequence ATGGCCACAAAGTGTAGGAACTGCCCCCTTCGACAACGGGACCTGTTCATTGATTTGTCTTCCGACGAAGTTGACTTCATGCAGAAATTCAAGGCCGGCGAACTGACGATCGACCCCGGCACGCCGATCCTGATGGAAGGGTCCAACGCACCGCAGCTTTTCACTGTCTTGTCAGGCATGGGCATTCGCGACAAGATGCTCGAAAACGGCGAACGTCAGGTCATCAGCTTTGTTTTTCCCGGTGATTTCGTAGGCTTGCAGGCTGGTTTAATGGGGAAGATGGGCCATTCCGTAGAGGCACGGACGAGGATGAAACTGTGCGTATTCGATCGTTCGGAGTTCTGGAGCTTCTTCAAATCCCATCCCGGCAGGGCGTTCGACATTACCTGGCTCGCGGCGATCGAAGAACATTTTCTCGGGGAAACCGTCGCAACACTGGGCCAGCGCACCGCCACCCAAGCCCTCGCCTGGGCGCTGATCAAGGTGTTCCAGCGGGGCGACGCGCTTGGTCTGGTCGAGAACAACCAGATGAAGCTGCCCTATACCCAGCGGGATCTTGCCGACGCGCTTGGCCTGTCCCTTGTCCACACCAACAAGACCTTGGCAAAGTTACGCGAGGCGCAGCTTGTTTCCTGGTCCAGCGGCACGTTGCACGTGATGCAGCCTGACGCGCTTGCCGAACTTGGCATGACGTCGTGGGACACGTTGCGACCGCGCCCGCTTATGTAA
- a CDS encoding formate/nitrite transporter family protein yields MAPLIQRHRHQENVEEAAEEKSVNEAAALSPRMIYEVIRRDGEEELARTKRSLIWSGIAAGMLISLSVLGEAIFRAHLPDTSWRPLLENLGYSLGFLAVIMGRMQLFTENTITTVLPIMQERSVYSLLSMTRLWIIVLTANVVGAFAAAALFEFTSAIPEETFAAIISLSEHATGMGASQSFWRAIPAGVIVALIVWMLPQADEAAFFLILTFTWLIAAGDFTHIVAGSVEMAVLLMRGDLPIMQAIFGFFLPVLAGNIIGGTIIFSLVAWGQVRDDVEEG; encoded by the coding sequence ATGGCACCCCTGATCCAACGGCACCGCCACCAGGAGAATGTCGAAGAAGCCGCGGAAGAGAAATCCGTCAACGAAGCCGCGGCGCTTTCGCCGCGCATGATCTACGAAGTCATCCGGCGCGATGGTGAAGAGGAACTGGCCCGCACCAAGCGGTCGCTGATCTGGTCAGGCATCGCTGCAGGAATGTTGATCAGCCTGTCCGTTCTGGGGGAAGCGATCTTTCGCGCGCATCTGCCCGATACATCCTGGCGCCCCCTGCTGGAGAACCTGGGCTATTCCCTGGGTTTCCTCGCGGTGATCATGGGCCGGATGCAGCTTTTTACGGAAAACACGATCACCACGGTTCTGCCGATCATGCAGGAGCGGTCGGTATATTCGTTGCTGTCGATGACACGTCTCTGGATCATCGTGCTGACCGCCAACGTCGTCGGCGCGTTCGCGGCGGCGGCGCTCTTTGAATTCACGTCGGCGATACCGGAAGAAACGTTTGCCGCGATCATATCCTTGTCGGAACATGCGACCGGCATGGGGGCCTCGCAGAGTTTCTGGCGCGCGATCCCGGCAGGTGTGATCGTGGCGCTGATTGTCTGGATGCTGCCGCAGGCCGACGAAGCTGCTTTTTTCCTGATCCTGACGTTCACCTGGCTGATCGCCGCCGGGGATTTCACCCATATCGTCGCGGGGTCGGTGGAGATGGCCGTGCTGCTGATGCGGGGCGACTTGCCCATCATGCAGGCCATCTTCGGGTTTTTCCTGCCCGTCCTGGCGGGTAACATCATCGGCGGTACGATCATTTTTTCCCTTGTTGCATGGGGACAGGTACGCGACGACGTCGAGGAAGGATAA
- a CDS encoding Hsp70 family protein, with product MASALGIDFGTSNSAAGMLVDGKPRLIPMEAEAETLPTAVFFDFETKRMVVGERASEALLAGDEGRYMRGLKSLLGTRLMRESRMLLGERLDFIDIVARFLAEMKRRAEAATGMVHDRVLSGRPVRFHSADPNRDSQALIDLQEAYRRAGFAEVRFMNEPEAAALANRNILSPGDLALVVDIGGGTSDFTLFRQKGSAEIDILASHGVRVGGTDFDRTLSIGRVMPQLGMGSPIRHAFGDDTHIAPNAIFNDLATWAKIPFLYGADTRKAAAELEKFAVHPKRLARLVKVLEEELGHDLAFAVEAGKIMANTQGETDPVIKVGMLKPGATLSLPSDWMTDRLAPLAEEIGGAADEVLAKVDIAPSRVDKVIFVGGSSLMRVVEDALRRRLPEAEIHRGAALTAIVDGLAIGAATAFDR from the coding sequence ATGGCTTCGGCACTTGGCATAGACTTCGGCACATCGAATTCCGCCGCGGGCATGCTGGTGGACGGCAAACCGCGTTTGATTCCGATGGAGGCCGAAGCCGAAACCCTGCCGACGGCGGTCTTCTTCGATTTCGAGACGAAGCGGATGGTTGTCGGTGAGCGCGCCAGCGAAGCCTTGCTGGCCGGAGACGAGGGGCGCTACATGCGCGGCCTCAAGAGCTTGCTCGGCACACGGCTGATGCGCGAAAGCCGGATGCTTCTGGGCGAGCGACTGGATTTCATCGACATCGTCGCGCGATTCCTCGCAGAGATGAAGCGCAGGGCGGAAGCGGCGACCGGCATGGTCCACGACCGCGTGCTGTCGGGGCGACCCGTGCGGTTCCATTCCGCCGATCCAAATCGGGACAGTCAAGCCCTCATCGATCTGCAGGAGGCCTATCGTCGGGCCGGTTTCGCGGAAGTCCGGTTCATGAACGAACCGGAGGCCGCGGCGCTTGCCAACCGGAACATTCTGTCCCCCGGTGATCTGGCGCTGGTGGTCGATATCGGCGGCGGCACGTCCGATTTCACCCTTTTCCGCCAGAAGGGGAGCGCGGAGATCGATATCCTCGCCAGCCACGGCGTGCGTGTCGGCGGAACGGATTTCGACCGTACCCTCAGCATCGGCCGGGTGATGCCCCAGCTGGGCATGGGCAGCCCGATCCGCCACGCCTTCGGAGACGATACCCACATCGCGCCGAACGCGATCTTCAACGATTTGGCCACATGGGCCAAGATTCCATTTCTCTACGGCGCGGACACCCGCAAGGCGGCAGCGGAGCTGGAAAAATTCGCCGTCCATCCCAAGCGGCTGGCGCGTCTGGTCAAGGTGCTGGAAGAGGAACTGGGCCATGATCTGGCGTTTGCCGTCGAAGCCGGAAAGATCATGGCGAACACCCAGGGCGAGACCGATCCGGTCATCAAGGTCGGGATGCTGAAGCCCGGCGCCACGCTGTCGTTGCCTTCGGACTGGATGACCGATCGACTTGCCCCGCTGGCGGAAGAGATCGGCGGCGCCGCGGACGAGGTGCTGGCAAAGGTCGATATCGCGCCGTCGCGCGTGGACAAGGTCATCTTCGTCGGCGGGTCCAGCCTGATGCGGGTGGTGGAAGACGCCCTGCGCAGGCGTCTGCCGGAAGCCGAGATTCACAGGGGCGCCGCGCTGACCGCGATCGTGGATGGTCTGGCGATCGGCGCCGCAACGGCGTTCGACCGCTAG
- a CDS encoding YihY/virulence factor BrkB family protein, which translates to MEVSDPPSKTRLYWDAFKASLTQIAENDVSLISAGVAFFAMLSLFPALAALIAVLGMISDAAVVLPQLEKMRGFLPNDVYEIISVQVTSLITARTETLGWAGVLSLFFALWSARAGVGAMMIGLNKVYKQRNRNTAWHYLRALMLTVMLVLVGIVALLTLVVAPVLLAFFPLGPFGTLAVEVLRWVIAIVVLFAGVGVLYRFGPNRKAARLPWLSPGAVLAVLLWAILSVGFSYYVANFGNYNQVYGSIGAVIAMLIWLWISSFLVLFGASLNAQIELRTASDTTVGRPRPMGQRGAVVADEMVEVPESS; encoded by the coding sequence ATGGAAGTGTCAGACCCGCCAAGTAAAACCCGCCTCTATTGGGATGCTTTCAAGGCGAGTCTGACGCAGATCGCGGAGAATGACGTTTCCCTGATCTCGGCCGGGGTCGCATTCTTTGCGATGCTGTCGCTGTTCCCGGCACTGGCTGCGTTGATTGCCGTGCTCGGCATGATCTCGGACGCGGCCGTGGTCCTGCCGCAACTCGAGAAGATGCGCGGTTTCCTTCCGAACGACGTCTACGAGATCATCAGCGTTCAGGTCACTTCGCTCATCACCGCCCGGACGGAAACGCTCGGTTGGGCCGGTGTGCTTTCCCTGTTCTTCGCGCTTTGGTCCGCACGGGCAGGCGTGGGGGCGATGATGATCGGTCTCAATAAGGTCTACAAGCAGCGTAACAGGAATACCGCCTGGCATTACCTCAGGGCGCTGATGCTGACCGTGATGCTGGTCCTGGTCGGGATCGTCGCGTTGCTGACGCTCGTGGTGGCACCTGTGTTGCTGGCTTTCTTCCCCCTTGGTCCGTTCGGCACCCTTGCGGTGGAGGTGCTGCGCTGGGTCATCGCCATTGTCGTTCTCTTCGCGGGCGTGGGCGTGCTTTACCGTTTCGGTCCCAACCGCAAGGCCGCGAGGTTGCCGTGGCTTTCTCCCGGCGCGGTATTGGCGGTCCTTCTCTGGGCGATCCTGTCGGTCGGGTTCTCGTACTACGTCGCGAACTTCGGGAACTACAATCAGGTATACGGGTCGATCGGTGCCGTCATCGCGATGCTGATCTGGCTCTGGATTTCAAGTTTTCTTGTCCTGTTCGGCGCTTCGTTGAATGCGCAGATCGAACTTCGAACGGCTAGCGACACGACCGTAGGTCGACCCCGCCCAATGGGTCAGCGCGGAGCTGTCGTCGCTGACGAAATGGTCGAAGTCCCTGAAAGTAGTTAA
- a CDS encoding acetylornithine deacetylase/succinyl-diaminopimelate desuccinylase family protein, with the protein MNTQLSQAIQNKRDDLIALTQDLIRIPTLNPPGTDYRGICEYLDKRLRTHDFETELIRATGTPGDSDKYPRWNIIARRTGKVAGDCVHFNSHTDVVEVGAGWTFDPFGGDIADGRIYGRGACDMKGGLAASIIAAEAFIETHPDYAGAIEISGTADEETGGYGGVAYLAEQGYFNPSRVQHVIIPEPLNKDRICLGHRGGWWAEIETKGEIAHGAMPFLGDCAVRHMGAVLQEFEDKLFPAMAARYTDMPVVPEGARQSTMNINSIHGGEPEPEEGFTGLQAHCVPDSCRIVIDRRFLIEETLDQVRDEVTGLLEGLRATRANFDFELTERNSVLPSMTDRDAPVVQTVAGAIEKVMGKAPEYVASPGSYDQKHIDRIGTLKNCIAYGPGVLELAHKPDEWIGIDDMIDSAMVMGAALESLLLKG; encoded by the coding sequence ATGAATACGCAGCTCAGCCAAGCCATCCAGAACAAGCGTGACGACCTGATCGCGTTGACCCAGGACCTCATCCGCATTCCGACGCTGAATCCGCCGGGCACGGATTATCGCGGGATCTGCGAGTATCTGGACAAGCGCCTGCGCACGCATGACTTTGAAACCGAACTGATCCGCGCGACCGGCACGCCGGGCGACAGCGACAAGTATCCGCGCTGGAACATCATCGCGCGCCGGACAGGCAAGGTTGCCGGCGACTGTGTCCACTTCAACAGCCACACCGACGTGGTGGAGGTCGGCGCAGGCTGGACATTCGATCCCTTTGGCGGCGACATCGCCGACGGCAGGATCTACGGCCGCGGGGCCTGCGACATGAAAGGGGGTTTGGCCGCCTCTATCATCGCGGCCGAAGCCTTTATCGAAACGCACCCCGACTATGCCGGAGCCATCGAGATTTCCGGCACAGCGGACGAGGAAACCGGCGGTTACGGCGGCGTGGCCTACCTCGCGGAACAAGGCTATTTCAATCCGAGCCGCGTGCAGCACGTGATCATCCCAGAACCGCTGAACAAAGACCGAATTTGCCTTGGCCACCGTGGCGGCTGGTGGGCCGAGATTGAGACCAAGGGCGAAATCGCCCATGGCGCGATGCCCTTTCTGGGCGACTGCGCCGTGCGGCACATGGGGGCGGTTCTGCAGGAGTTCGAAGACAAGCTTTTCCCCGCAATGGCCGCACGCTACACCGACATGCCGGTGGTTCCCGAAGGCGCGCGCCAGTCAACCATGAACATCAACTCGATCCACGGGGGCGAACCGGAGCCGGAGGAAGGCTTCACCGGATTGCAGGCCCACTGCGTTCCCGACAGCTGCCGCATCGTCATCGACCGCCGGTTCCTGATCGAAGAGACGCTGGATCAGGTGCGGGACGAGGTAACGGGCCTGCTGGAAGGTCTGCGGGCCACCCGCGCCAACTTCGATTTCGAACTGACCGAGCGGAACTCGGTCTTGCCGTCGATGACAGACCGGGATGCACCCGTTGTCCAAACCGTCGCGGGGGCGATCGAAAAGGTCATGGGCAAGGCGCCTGAGTACGTCGCCTCACCCGGCAGCTACGATCAAAAACACATCGACCGGATCGGCACGTTGAAGAATTGCATCGCCTATGGGCCCGGCGTTCTCGAACTCGCGCACAAGCCCGACGAATGGATCGGAATCGACGACATGATCGACAGCGCCATGGTCATGGGGGCCGCCCTCGAAAGCCTGCTGCTGAAAGGCTAG
- a CDS encoding NepR family anti-sigma factor, producing MFVNSDKNEDRESVIDENLKKVFNETLEEGIPDRFKDLLSKLKQQESQSGSDNG from the coding sequence ATGTTTGTGAATTCTGACAAGAACGAGGACCGCGAGAGCGTTATCGACGAAAATCTCAAGAAGGTTTTCAACGAAACGCTCGAAGAGGGAATCCCGGATCGGTTCAAGGACTTGCTGAGCAAGCTCAAACAACAAGAGTCTCAGAGCGGTTCCGACAATGGCTGA
- a CDS encoding DUF883 family protein, with the protein MSNVTKAMPTKAADEIGKAGKVTVDDLSLQLQVLKDDIAALTSTVSTYSQSKASAARDTAQQKASEFSAAAQERAKETHKQAEDFIRTQPGTAIGIAAGAGFLIGLLTARR; encoded by the coding sequence ATGTCGAACGTGACCAAAGCAATGCCCACCAAGGCAGCTGACGAAATCGGCAAGGCAGGAAAGGTGACTGTCGACGACCTGTCCCTGCAACTTCAGGTCCTCAAGGACGACATCGCTGCCCTGACGTCCACCGTCAGCACCTACAGCCAGTCCAAGGCTTCGGCGGCCCGTGACACCGCCCAGCAGAAAGCGTCTGAATTCAGCGCCGCAGCACAGGAGCGCGCGAAGGAAACCCACAAGCAGGCTGAAGACTTCATCCGTACGCAGCCGGGTACCGCTATCGGTATCGCAGCCGGTGCCGGCTTTCTGATCGGTCTGCTGACGGCGCGCCGTTAA
- a CDS encoding aminotransferase class V-fold PLP-dependent enzyme, with amino-acid sequence MPPYPDELSTEIRNRFAHVDACPFTGPRIFFENAGGALTLNSVVDTSARFAAIPDNQGRDNAASAALGKAIADARADMALFFNTTSGRFLVGESGTELLFRLIRTAVMGQSGKGAVIGSSVEHPASRSAARHWARQAGVDYISVSHDDATGRVTADSYAQMVREDVRVATILHTSPVTGVANDVAAIAKAIRAKAPEAFIIVDGIQHASHGRIDISAYEVDGYVVSPYKMFSRHGYGVAWASDRLTGLDIETLANGPKGNWEMGTRDTGSYATFSDVVRYFEWLGSEVSDAETPRDRIVAAGASIHTHEKALTDAMLHGVGNLPGLASLDGVTILGGTDNPDREGLVCFALDSLPADKIVDGLNDSGIRTHIRRADHYSGNILTPLGLEAAVRVSLCHYNTMDEVRAFLSAVQEMALPNATNT; translated from the coding sequence ATGCCCCCCTATCCCGACGAACTCAGCACCGAAATCCGCAACAGGTTTGCGCACGTGGACGCGTGCCCCTTCACCGGGCCGCGCATCTTCTTCGAGAACGCAGGCGGTGCCCTGACGCTGAACTCTGTCGTCGACACGTCGGCCCGGTTCGCGGCGATCCCTGACAACCAAGGGCGGGACAACGCGGCATCCGCTGCGCTGGGCAAGGCCATTGCCGACGCGCGCGCGGACATGGCCTTGTTCTTCAATACGACGTCTGGCCGGTTCCTCGTCGGCGAATCGGGGACCGAACTGCTGTTCCGGCTGATCCGCACGGCAGTCATGGGTCAATCCGGCAAAGGTGCGGTGATCGGATCGTCGGTGGAGCATCCTGCCTCGCGCAGCGCGGCCCGACACTGGGCCCGCCAGGCCGGCGTGGATTACATCAGCGTATCGCATGACGACGCCACGGGCCGGGTCACGGCGGACAGCTACGCGCAGATGGTCCGCGAGGATGTCCGGGTGGCAACGATCCTGCACACGTCGCCCGTCACCGGGGTCGCCAATGACGTGGCCGCCATCGCCAAGGCCATTCGCGCCAAGGCGCCCGAAGCCTTCATCATCGTCGACGGTATCCAGCACGCCAGCCACGGAAGGATCGATATCTCGGCCTACGAAGTCGACGGATATGTCGTATCCCCCTACAAGATGTTCTCCCGGCATGGCTATGGCGTGGCATGGGCGTCGGACAGGCTGACGGGCCTCGACATCGAAACACTGGCGAACGGCCCCAAGGGCAACTGGGAAATGGGCACGCGCGACACGGGATCTTATGCCACGTTCTCGGACGTCGTGCGGTATTTCGAATGGTTGGGCAGCGAGGTTTCGGATGCCGAAACGCCGCGTGACAGGATCGTCGCCGCCGGCGCCAGCATTCACACCCACGAAAAGGCCCTCACGGATGCCATGTTGCACGGGGTCGGAAACCTGCCGGGCCTTGCCAGCCTGGATGGTGTCACCATCCTCGGCGGCACTGACAACCCGGACCGTGAGGGGCTGGTGTGCTTCGCGCTCGACAGCCTTCCGGCGGACAAGATCGTGGACGGCCTGAACGACAGTGGCATCCGCACGCACATCCGCCGCGCCGATCACTACTCGGGCAACATCCTGACCCCGCTTGGGCTCGAGGCGGCGGTCCGCGTTTCCCTATGCCACTACAACACCATGGACGAGGTCCGCGCGTTTCTGTCCGCCGTGCAGGAGATGGCCTTGCCAAACGCCACCAACACGTGA
- a CDS encoding cation diffusion facilitator family transporter, with the protein MTTTLKLATGSIVIGVVVLLLKALAYWITGSVALFSDALESTVNVATAIAALIAIRVAARPADSNHPFGHHKAEFFSAVLEGVMIIVAALVILNEAFHAFATPRALDAPIEGLMINLGATAINGFWAWLLISRGRRHKSPALVADGRHLFTDVLTSFGVAIGILLAYATGLWLLDPLMAVVVALNILWSGSKVVKESLSGLMDEAVPGPELDQIREIIATEAGGATQAHDLRTRHAGSITFIDFHLVVPGETSVFEAHEICDRVEARLRAELGEAQITIHVEPEHKLKSTGIFIVD; encoded by the coding sequence ATGACCACCACATTGAAGCTGGCGACGGGCAGTATCGTGATCGGTGTGGTCGTGCTGCTGCTCAAGGCACTGGCCTATTGGATCACCGGGTCCGTGGCGCTCTTCTCGGACGCGCTGGAAAGCACGGTGAACGTCGCAACAGCCATCGCCGCGCTGATCGCCATACGGGTGGCGGCGCGCCCCGCGGATTCGAACCACCCGTTCGGACATCACAAGGCCGAGTTCTTCAGCGCGGTGCTGGAGGGCGTGATGATCATCGTCGCGGCGCTCGTCATCCTCAACGAGGCCTTTCATGCCTTCGCGACACCCCGTGCGCTGGATGCACCGATCGAGGGTCTGATGATCAACCTCGGGGCGACAGCCATCAACGGCTTCTGGGCCTGGCTGCTGATATCGCGCGGGCGGCGGCACAAGTCACCGGCGCTGGTCGCGGACGGCCGGCACCTGTTTACCGATGTGCTGACATCTTTCGGTGTCGCCATCGGCATCCTGCTTGCCTACGCGACAGGGCTTTGGCTGCTGGATCCACTGATGGCGGTGGTCGTCGCGCTGAACATTCTCTGGTCCGGCTCCAAGGTGGTAAAGGAATCTCTCAGCGGACTGATGGACGAGGCCGTGCCCGGCCCGGAGCTTGATCAGATACGCGAGATCATCGCGACAGAGGCGGGCGGCGCCACGCAGGCGCACGATCTGCGCACGCGGCACGCAGGGTCGATAACCTTCATCGACTTTCATCTCGTCGTGCCCGGGGAAACCTCGGTATTCGAGGCTCACGAGATCTGCGACCGGGTCGAGGCCCGTTTGCGTGCCGAACTGGGCGAAGCGCAGATCACGATCCATGTGGAGCCCGAACACAAGCTCAAGAGCACGGGCATTTTCATCGTCGACTGA
- a CDS encoding ABC transporter substrate-binding protein — MFHLRHLLLGVGTAALMAGAAAAKDDITVALQLEPPHLDPTSAAAGAIDSVLYSNVFEGLTRFMSDGSVVPGLAESWEISDDGLTYTFKLREGVTFHDGSTMDAEDVKFTLDRIIAEDSANAQKALYSAISEVNVIDPTTVEVKLSEPNGSMLFNLAWGDAVIVAPESIDNIKQQPIGTGAFKFDSWTQGDQIVLSKNADYWGTPAELEKATFKFISDPTAAFAAMMAEDVDVFAGFPAPENMPQFEADPRFQVIVGSTEGETILSTNNTRAPFDNVKVREAMAHAIDRQAIIDGAMFGLGTPIGTHFAPHNPAYVDLTSMSEYDPEKAKALLAEAGFPDGFETTLHLPPPSYARRGGEIIAAQLAEVGIKAQITNVEWAQWLETVFNGKDFGLTIVSHTEPMDIGIYANPDYYFQYDNPELQELMAELNRTTDPDARTKMLQDAQRMISEDYVNGYLFQLALPTVAKAGIEGLWENAPTQATDLTAVKWTE; from the coding sequence ATGTTCCACCTTCGACACCTTCTGCTCGGCGTCGGCACTGCCGCGCTCATGGCCGGCGCCGCCGCCGCCAAGGACGACATCACCGTCGCCCTGCAACTCGAGCCGCCGCATCTCGATCCGACGTCGGCCGCGGCGGGGGCCATCGATTCCGTTCTCTATTCGAACGTGTTCGAAGGGTTGACCCGGTTCATGTCCGATGGCTCCGTCGTGCCCGGCCTGGCCGAAAGCTGGGAAATTTCCGACGACGGTCTGACCTATACCTTCAAGCTGCGCGAAGGCGTCACATTTCACGACGGCAGCACGATGGACGCGGAAGATGTGAAATTCACCCTCGACCGCATCATCGCCGAAGACAGTGCCAACGCCCAGAAGGCCCTCTACTCGGCCATTTCTGAGGTCAACGTCATCGACCCCACCACCGTCGAGGTGAAGCTGAGCGAACCGAACGGCAGCATGCTGTTCAACCTCGCCTGGGGCGACGCGGTGATCGTCGCTCCGGAGAGCATCGACAACATCAAGCAGCAACCCATCGGGACAGGTGCCTTCAAGTTCGACAGCTGGACGCAAGGTGACCAGATCGTTCTGTCAAAGAATGCGGACTATTGGGGCACCCCGGCCGAGCTCGAAAAGGCGACGTTCAAGTTCATTTCCGATCCCACCGCAGCCTTTGCGGCCATGATGGCCGAGGATGTGGACGTATTCGCGGGCTTCCCCGCACCAGAAAACATGCCGCAGTTCGAGGCCGATCCCCGGTTCCAGGTGATCGTCGGCTCGACCGAAGGCGAGACCATCCTGTCCACCAACAATACCCGTGCCCCTTTTGACAACGTGAAGGTGCGCGAGGCGATGGCGCACGCGATCGACCGTCAGGCCATCATCGACGGCGCGATGTTCGGACTGGGCACGCCCATCGGCACCCATTTCGCTCCGCACAACCCCGCCTACGTCGATCTGACCTCGATGAGCGAATATGACCCCGAGAAGGCCAAGGCGCTGCTGGCGGAGGCGGGCTTCCCGGATGGTTTCGAGACCACGCTGCATCTTCCGCCACCGTCCTACGCCCGGCGCGGCGGAGAGATCATCGCAGCCCAACTGGCAGAGGTCGGCATCAAGGCGCAGATTACCAACGTGGAATGGGCGCAATGGCTGGAAACCGTGTTCAACGGCAAGGATTTCGGCCTGACCATCGTCAGCCATACCGAGCCGATGGACATCGGGATCTACGCCAACCCGGACTACTACTTCCAATACGACAATCCCGAGCTGCAGGAGCTGATGGCGGAACTCAACCGTACCACGGATCCCGACGCGCGGACAAAGATGCTGCAAGACGCGCAGCGGATGATCTCCGAGGACTACGTGAACGGCTATCTGTTCCAGCTGGCCCTGCCGACGGTCGCAAAGGCGGGTATCGAAGGTCTGTGGGAAAACGCGCCCACCCAGGCGACCGACCTGACCGCGGTCAAGTGGACAGAGTGA
- a CDS encoding RNA polymerase sigma factor translates to MAEKSPRDELVDHLPAMRAFAISLTRNGSLADDMVQDTLVKAWTNIEKFEPGTNMRAWLFTILRNTYYSSRRKSKREVADVDGVFTEGLAEKPAHDGHMQMNDFRKALGKLKVEQREALLLIGASGFSYEEAADMCGVAVGTIKSRVNRARAQLAELMEHGENDSLEMTDDATMSVISSSKVASF, encoded by the coding sequence ATGGCTGAGAAATCGCCCCGCGACGAGCTGGTGGATCACCTTCCGGCCATGCGCGCCTTTGCCATCAGTTTGACGCGAAACGGGTCCCTTGCCGACGACATGGTACAGGACACGCTGGTCAAGGCCTGGACGAACATCGAGAAGTTCGAGCCCGGCACAAACATGCGTGCGTGGTTGTTCACCATTCTTCGCAACACCTACTATTCATCCCGCCGCAAGTCGAAGCGCGAGGTGGCCGACGTCGATGGCGTTTTCACCGAAGGATTGGCCGAGAAGCCTGCGCACGATGGCCACATGCAGATGAACGATTTCCGCAAGGCGCTTGGCAAGCTCAAGGTGGAACAGCGTGAGGCGCTGCTGCTGATTGGTGCGTCCGGATTCTCTTACGAAGAAGCTGCCGACATGTGCGGTGTGGCTGTCGGCACCATCAAGAGCAGGGTCAACCGTGCACGCGCCCAACTGGCCGAACTGATGGAGCACGGGGAAAACGACTCTCTCGAGATGACGGACGACGCGACCATGTCCGTGATCTCTTCGTCCAAGGTTGCAAGTTTCTAG
- a CDS encoding response regulator, with the protein MSDANEPRSISDELGENIPYLRRFSRAMTGSQQSGDMFAAAALEAILADRSVLDGTDVRTGLFKVLYGIWASAGAPIEEGESGARAKAQVRLAALTNNSREALLLHTIEGFSFSSIATIIGVEQQEAEELVDIARREMADSATGSVMIIEDEAIIAMDIESIVAEMGHRITGVARTRDEAVALGRKDVPDLILADIQLADNSSGIDAVNDILTELGTRPVIFITAFPERLLTGDKPEPAFLISKPYTVEQVVSSVSQAMFFSSTETLNA; encoded by the coding sequence ATGAGTGATGCCAATGAGCCACGCAGCATCAGTGATGAATTGGGAGAAAACATTCCGTACCTGCGCAGGTTTTCCCGCGCAATGACCGGCAGCCAACAAAGCGGCGACATGTTCGCCGCTGCGGCATTGGAGGCGATCCTTGCCGATCGCTCGGTTCTGGACGGTACCGACGTGCGTACCGGCCTGTTCAAGGTTCTCTACGGCATATGGGCAAGCGCCGGCGCACCGATCGAAGAAGGCGAAAGCGGGGCGCGTGCGAAGGCGCAAGTGCGGCTCGCCGCGCTGACGAACAACTCGCGTGAGGCACTTCTTCTGCACACGATCGAAGGCTTCTCGTTCTCTTCCATCGCAACGATCATCGGTGTCGAGCAGCAGGAAGCCGAGGAACTGGTCGACATCGCCCGTCGCGAGATGGCCGACAGCGCCACCGGCTCTGTCATGATCATCGAGGACGAGGCCATCATCGCCATGGACATCGAAAGCATCGTTGCCGAGATGGGACACAGGATCACCGGCGTCGCCCGGACCCGCGACGAGGCTGTGGCGCTTGGCCGCAAGGACGTTCCCGACCTCATTCTGGCTGACATCCAGCTGGCTGACAATTCTTCGGGCATCGATGCGGTGAACGACATCCTGACCGAGCTCGGGACACGGCCGGTGATCTTCATCACGGCTTTCCCCGAGCGCCTGCTGACAGGAGACAAGCCCGAACCGGCGTTCCTGATCTCCAAGCCATATACGGTCGAGCAGGTGGTTTCTTCGGTTTCGCAGGCGATGTTCTTCTCATCCACGGAAACCCTGAATGCCTGA